In one window of Brassica rapa cultivar Chiifu-401-42 chromosome A07, CAAS_Brap_v3.01, whole genome shotgun sequence DNA:
- the LOC108869054 gene encoding uncharacterized protein LOC108869054: MKISIGRGGSGRIAKLRCWDWCKEQRTRVYIIWRCLLFLLQWED; this comes from the coding sequence ATGAAGATTTCGATAGGACGAGGTGGGTCAGGTCGGATAGCGAAGCTCCGTTGCTGGGATTGGTGTAAGGAACAAAGAACGCGTGTTTATATCATCTGGAGGTGTTTGCTTTTCTTGTTACAGTGGGAAGACTAA